A section of the Cuniculiplasma divulgatum genome encodes:
- a CDS encoding tyrosine-type recombinase/integrase, translating to MITEDEVQKLVGSLKNSRDRALTYTLYDSGCRIGELLTLRNKDIAFDEYGGILSVTGKTGYRKVRIVGNSISYLREWQNSHPSRDDPNAWYFCGIESENRGKKLEHANVYKFMRKGLREAKIERRIYPHLFRHTRATILASRVTEAPLEAQMGWVHGSRMTQTYVHLSGRDQDNAILKAYGLEVKEERPIESQKPSLCPRCREPNDPKARFCWKCGMILDQSLTEKKLKEEAKEIETAIMKSDVVDTPTKMIVETFPDDFKDVRKLSSSGKILVIPWTSDSDEKEAEYSSMFYDYFSQCGFDDVLLLAKSDSENEIQRKFSEVDVIYLPGGDTEVIYRELKQRTLQDRLLEFSGVIIGNSAGAIVLTKGGWGDGKFYKGFGLVDFYISVHYKLDAGHIAETKAAINVNIPENMWITVTCEK from the coding sequence ATGATCACAGAGGATGAAGTGCAGAAGCTTGTAGGATCCCTGAAGAATTCCAGGGATCGCGCCCTCACATACACCTTATACGATTCAGGATGCAGGATTGGCGAGCTTTTAACGCTGAGAAATAAGGATATTGCATTTGATGAATACGGGGGAATACTGTCGGTCACAGGAAAGACAGGATACAGAAAGGTCAGAATTGTTGGGAATTCCATATCGTACCTGAGGGAGTGGCAGAATTCGCATCCCAGCAGGGATGACCCCAATGCATGGTACTTCTGCGGTATTGAATCGGAAAACAGGGGAAAGAAACTTGAACACGCCAATGTGTATAAATTTATGAGAAAGGGATTGCGGGAAGCAAAGATAGAGAGGCGCATATATCCACACCTGTTCAGGCACACCAGGGCCACGATCCTCGCCTCACGTGTCACTGAGGCACCGCTGGAGGCACAGATGGGATGGGTTCATGGATCAAGGATGACGCAGACATACGTGCATCTATCCGGAAGGGATCAGGACAATGCAATCCTGAAGGCATATGGCCTTGAGGTCAAGGAAGAAAGACCCATTGAATCTCAGAAACCGTCGCTATGCCCAAGGTGCAGAGAACCCAATGATCCAAAAGCGAGGTTCTGCTGGAAATGTGGCATGATTCTTGACCAATCACTGACGGAGAAGAAACTCAAGGAGGAGGCGAAGGAGATCGAAACTGCAATAATGAAATCTGATGTAGTGGATACTCCCACAAAGATGATAGTGGAAACATTCCCTGATGATTTCAAGGATGTGAGGAAGTTGTCAAGCTCAGGGAAAATCCTGGTTATACCTTGGACATCGGATTCTGATGAAAAGGAAGCTGAATATTCTAGCATGTTTTATGACTATTTTTCACAATGCGGCTTTGATGATGTATTGCTTCTGGCAAAATCCGATTCTGAAAATGAAATCCAACGGAAATTCTCTGAGGTAGACGTCATTTATCTTCCAGGTGGAGACACTGAGGTCATTTATCGCGAGTTAAAACAGAGGACTTTGCAGGACAGGTTACTTGAATTCTCGGGAGTAATAATAGGAAATTCTGCAGGGGCAATTGTACTTACAAAAGGGGGGTGGGGCGATGGGAAATTCTACAAAGGTTTCGGCCTCGTTGATTTCTACATTTCCGTTCATTACAAGCTCGACGCAGGTCACATTGCAGAAACGAAAGCTGCTATAAATGTCAATATCCCTGAAAATATGTGGATCACGGTGACATGTGAAAAATAA
- a CDS encoding recombinase family protein, giving the protein MSNELSRHVVGYARVSTRDQDLTSQVERIQRYISDCGLIPAVEGAIFQEKMSGASNQRPERSRILKLAEQGKIDLVICTKLDRWGRSLKELIETMTFLEAHNVSMVFLDQNIDLSSPMGKMLFQILGAVAEFERNLIVERTQEGRMRAMLHGTGSGKPMHGPLKDLPEKAIIQRYRDGASIKALAAEYLVSPNTIRKRLTMANLRVRSWKLDNR; this is encoded by the coding sequence ATGAGCAATGAGTTATCAAGACATGTCGTAGGGTATGCCAGGGTTTCAACAAGGGACCAGGACCTGACCTCCCAGGTTGAAAGGATCCAGAGATACATTTCAGATTGTGGCCTTATTCCCGCCGTGGAAGGGGCAATATTCCAGGAGAAGATGTCCGGGGCATCCAACCAGAGGCCGGAAAGATCTAGGATTCTCAAGCTTGCAGAACAGGGTAAGATTGACCTGGTGATATGCACCAAACTGGACAGATGGGGAAGATCCCTCAAGGAACTCATAGAGACCATGACCTTTCTTGAGGCTCATAATGTCAGCATGGTATTTCTGGACCAGAATATCGACCTGAGCTCACCAATGGGAAAGATGCTTTTCCAGATACTTGGAGCTGTGGCAGAATTTGAACGCAATCTTATAGTGGAAAGGACCCAGGAGGGCAGGATGAGGGCAATGCTTCATGGAACCGGGTCAGGGAAACCCATGCATGGTCCTCTGAAAGATCTTCCAGAGAAGGCCATAATTCAGAGATACAGGGATGGTGCATCTATAAAGGCACTTGCAGCAGAATACTTGGTATCTCCCAACACTATAAGAAAAAGGTTGACAATGGCCAATTTGAGAGTAAGGAGCTGGAAACTGGATAATAGATAG
- a CDS encoding type II toxin-antitoxin system HicA family toxin, with the protein MPKLPVLSGNDVIKALSRIGYDFDHQTGSHITLVNPSGKKITVPNHRELGPGLLRAIIKQAGLSIEEFQKLL; encoded by the coding sequence ATGCCTAAGCTTCCGGTGCTGTCCGGGAATGATGTAATAAAGGCTCTTTCTAGGATAGGTTATGATTTCGACCATCAAACAGGAAGCCACATTACGCTCGTAAACCCATCCGGAAAGAAGATTACGGTCCCAAATCACAGAGAGCTGGGTCCTGGACTTTTAAGGGCAATAATCAAACAGGCGGGCTTGAGCATAGAGGAATTTCAGAAACTCCTCTAA
- a CDS encoding type II toxin-antitoxin system HicB family antitoxin: MMKYTVIFERDEAGFYVVSVPALPGCFTQGKTKSEALENAKEAIESYIGSLKKHNEPIPEDVGEEVILNA; encoded by the coding sequence ATGATGAAGTATACTGTTATATTTGAAAGGGATGAGGCTGGATTCTATGTTGTCAGTGTCCCTGCACTACCAGGATGTTTCACCCAGGGTAAAACGAAAAGTGAAGCTCTTGAGAATGCCAAGGAGGCCATAGAATCATATATAGGCTCCCTTAAAAAGCACAATGAGCCCATTCCTGAAGATGTTGGAGAGGAAGTAATACTGAATGCCTAA
- a CDS encoding METTL5 family protein: protein MSFRIRSQKDLEIKLQGLHKPDSFNNSLEQYPTDPALAAHVAVTAYLDGNISGKSIADLGCGFGVLACAAAMLGASHVVAIEIDPLQASMAVQNCREYPVSVINSDVYEMKERVDTTLMNPPFGSVNPHSDQIFLSRAVEFSSHVYSIHNKKSSDFVREFLSAHGKIKREEAVSLLVPRMYSHHTRDYMRIPAVFFSTDVS, encoded by the coding sequence ATGAGCTTCCGTATAAGATCGCAGAAAGACCTTGAGATTAAACTTCAGGGGCTTCATAAGCCTGATAGTTTTAATAACTCACTGGAACAGTATCCAACTGATCCGGCACTTGCTGCTCACGTAGCCGTGACGGCCTATCTGGATGGCAATATATCCGGGAAGAGTATTGCTGACCTGGGCTGCGGTTTTGGCGTTCTTGCCTGCGCAGCAGCAATGCTCGGGGCAAGCCATGTGGTCGCCATTGAGATAGACCCCTTGCAGGCTTCAATGGCTGTTCAGAATTGCCGCGAATATCCAGTATCTGTCATAAACTCTGATGTTTATGAAATGAAGGAAAGAGTTGATACAACATTGATGAACCCTCCGTTCGGGTCTGTCAATCCTCACTCAGATCAGATATTCCTCTCCAGGGCAGTAGAATTCTCCAGTCATGTTTATTCCATCCACAATAAGAAATCCTCAGATTTTGTCAGGGAATTTCTTTCAGCACATGGTAAAATAAAGCGCGAGGAAGCAGTTAGCCTCCTTGTTCCCAGGATGTATTCTCATCATACTAGAGACTACATGAGAATCCCTGCTGTCTTCTTCTCAACAGACGTATCGTAA
- the argF gene encoding ornithine carbamoyltransferase, with amino-acid sequence MKRDIISVLDMEDDLADIIDLSIKFKRQRYQDYEGTYNRVLGMIFEKPSTRTRISLETAMVQLGGHAIYLNPNDMQLGRGETVADTARVLSGFVDVISYRAFKHENVLELARNATVPVINALDDVEHPVQIVADFMTIYEKKHRYSNLKMAYVGDGNNMANSLMLGGALLGTDVTIGCPKGYEPRKDITEKARDIARGTGSRIEIVNSPEAAVQDADIVYTDVWISMGEEKLKEQKEKVFGSYQVNSALVEKASRDYIFMHCLPAHRGLEVTDDVIESLHSVVFQEAENRLHTAKGILHTLLS; translated from the coding sequence ATGAAAAGAGACATAATCTCAGTACTTGACATGGAGGACGATCTTGCAGACATAATAGATCTGTCCATAAAATTCAAGAGGCAGAGATATCAGGACTACGAGGGAACATATAACAGGGTTCTGGGCATGATATTCGAAAAGCCCAGCACAAGAACTAGAATTTCACTGGAAACTGCAATGGTGCAGCTTGGAGGACATGCCATATACCTGAACCCCAATGATATGCAGCTGGGCAGGGGAGAAACTGTTGCTGATACGGCAAGGGTGCTATCCGGCTTTGTTGATGTAATATCGTACAGGGCTTTCAAGCATGAGAACGTCCTTGAACTGGCAAGAAACGCCACCGTCCCTGTGATAAACGCGCTTGATGATGTGGAACATCCCGTGCAGATAGTGGCAGATTTCATGACCATCTATGAGAAGAAGCACAGGTATTCCAACCTGAAGATGGCATACGTTGGCGATGGAAACAACATGGCAAATTCACTGATGCTTGGGGGCGCACTTCTGGGAACTGATGTCACAATTGGCTGCCCCAAGGGGTACGAGCCAAGGAAGGACATAACGGAAAAGGCCAGGGACATCGCCAGGGGCACTGGATCCAGGATTGAAATCGTAAATAGCCCCGAAGCAGCCGTTCAGGATGCTGACATTGTATACACAGATGTCTGGATATCAATGGGTGAAGAGAAGCTGAAGGAGCAGAAAGAGAAAGTCTTTGGCAGTTATCAGGTGAACTCGGCACTGGTTGAAAAGGCAAGCAGGGATTACATTTTCATGCACTGCCTTCCTGCGCACCGCGGTCTCGAGGTCACGGACGATGTCATAGAGAGCCTGCACAGCGTGGTATTCCAGGAAGCGGAGAACAGACTCCACACTGCAAAGGGCATTCTGCATACCCTTCTTTCCTAA
- the sucD gene encoding succinate--CoA ligase subunit alpha — protein sequence MSVLVDKNTRVIVQGITGHQGSFHAGEMLKFGTNIVAGTSPGKGGTKFQDKVPVVDSVADAMGFQPNATMISVAAPFVRDAAFEAIDQGIKLVYILTEHVPFHDTMEVVHEAKLRGITVIGPNGPGITVPFDCKIGIMPNQIFKQGDVAVASRSGTLTYEIVDAITRSGRGESAVIGLGGDPVVGLTFIDVLKMFEADERTKKIVLVGEIGGNNEELAAKYIKEHIKKKVVAYITGRSAPPGKRMGHAGAIIEKGVGTADSKIKAFNEAGVQVAEYPMDVPKLL from the coding sequence ATGTCAGTACTGGTAGATAAGAATACAAGGGTTATAGTTCAGGGAATAACGGGTCATCAGGGTTCATTCCATGCGGGGGAGATGCTGAAATTCGGGACAAACATCGTAGCAGGAACCTCACCAGGCAAGGGTGGAACAAAGTTCCAGGACAAGGTGCCGGTTGTGGACAGTGTGGCTGATGCCATGGGCTTCCAGCCAAACGCCACAATGATATCTGTTGCTGCACCATTTGTCAGGGATGCGGCCTTCGAGGCCATAGATCAGGGCATAAAGCTCGTGTACATCCTGACGGAACACGTTCCATTCCACGACACAATGGAAGTTGTCCATGAAGCAAAACTCAGGGGAATAACCGTAATAGGCCCCAACGGCCCAGGGATCACGGTTCCATTTGACTGCAAGATAGGCATAATGCCAAACCAGATCTTCAAGCAGGGCGACGTGGCCGTTGCATCAAGGAGCGGTACCCTCACCTATGAAATCGTGGATGCAATAACAAGGAGCGGAAGAGGGGAAAGCGCGGTAATTGGCCTTGGTGGAGACCCTGTGGTGGGCCTGACATTCATCGATGTCCTTAAGATGTTTGAGGCAGACGAGAGGACCAAGAAGATAGTCCTGGTTGGTGAAATCGGCGGAAATAACGAGGAACTTGCAGCAAAGTACATCAAGGAGCACATAAAGAAGAAGGTTGTAGCATATATAACCGGCAGGAGTGCACCACCTGGAAAGAGGATGGGCCATGCAGGGGCCATTATCGAAAAAGGAGTGGGAACTGCGGATTCCAAGATAAAAGCCTTCAACGAGGCTGGAGTCCAGGTGGCAGAATACCCCATGGATGTTCCAAAACTCCTCTGA
- the sucC gene encoding ADP-forming succinate--CoA ligase subunit beta has protein sequence MNLYEYMGKEIFRKYGVPVPDSYVVDQASEIKEYRKPVVVKSQILLGGRGKSGGIKFARSADEVKSSVNELLGAKIRGLTVTKVLIEDMINIKHEYYVSITLNRSDRAPVLIASPSGGVEIESVPQNQIFTRRIDPLLGYSDYIGREAAKFMKFDKNLSAQFRDILEKLYRVFQEEDCELVEINPLVETAEGNLIAADAKVIMDNDSMFRHKDIKITDPEKTPLELEAQSKGYSFIELDGQIGVIANGAGLTMATLDALTLHKGKPRNFLDLGGTDDVEIVVNAFDLVLKADPRAILVNIFGGVTKADTVANGIAAAKKRFKITKPIVVRLSGVHEDEGRKILKENGIESFPTMMEAIERVVKVAGGA, from the coding sequence TTGAATCTCTATGAATACATGGGTAAAGAAATCTTCAGAAAATATGGTGTACCCGTTCCTGACAGTTACGTGGTTGATCAGGCTTCAGAAATTAAGGAATACAGAAAGCCGGTAGTTGTAAAATCCCAGATTCTTCTTGGTGGAAGAGGAAAATCCGGCGGCATTAAATTCGCAAGAAGTGCCGACGAGGTCAAGTCATCTGTTAATGAACTGCTTGGTGCAAAGATAAGGGGACTCACAGTCACAAAGGTTCTCATTGAGGATATGATCAACATCAAACACGAGTATTATGTGAGCATCACGCTCAACAGATCAGATCGCGCACCTGTGCTCATAGCAAGCCCATCCGGCGGTGTGGAAATCGAATCGGTTCCCCAGAACCAGATATTCACCAGGCGGATAGATCCACTGCTGGGATATTCCGACTATATCGGTAGGGAAGCTGCAAAATTCATGAAGTTTGACAAAAACCTCTCTGCACAGTTCAGGGATATTCTTGAAAAACTGTACAGGGTATTCCAGGAGGAGGATTGTGAACTGGTTGAGATAAACCCGCTGGTTGAAACAGCCGAGGGAAATCTCATAGCAGCTGATGCCAAGGTCATTATGGACAATGATTCCATGTTCAGGCACAAGGACATAAAAATAACGGATCCGGAGAAGACCCCACTTGAGCTCGAGGCTCAGTCCAAGGGGTATTCCTTCATTGAGCTAGATGGGCAGATCGGTGTGATAGCAAACGGCGCCGGCCTGACAATGGCCACGCTGGATGCGCTAACATTGCACAAGGGCAAGCCTCGAAACTTCCTGGATCTCGGGGGAACGGACGACGTGGAGATTGTGGTGAATGCCTTTGATCTGGTGTTGAAGGCGGATCCCAGGGCAATCCTTGTGAACATATTCGGTGGAGTGACAAAGGCCGATACAGTTGCAAACGGAATTGCTGCTGCAAAGAAGCGGTTCAAGATAACAAAGCCTATCGTTGTCAGGCTCAGTGGAGTTCATGAGGATGAGGGAAGGAAAATTCTCAAAGAGAACGGTATTGAATCTTTCCCCACAATGATGGAAGCAATTGAGAGAGTTGTTAAAGTTGCAGGAGGCGCTTAA
- a CDS encoding NAD(P)/FAD-dependent oxidoreductase, with the protein MEFNLSMSSQKIENRDFDAVIIGSGAAGMSAAVYAARSGLKVVILDQSVAGGLTAEAPLVENYLGFKAIKGTDLASNFAKHAQEYAQIIDSTQVTSVKQAEKGFSVETSRGEFTCRSVIVATGTSHKHLGVPGENEYYSRGLSYCSTCDGYLFKGKRVIVIGGGNSGAIAAISMSEYTSSVTVLEYMDHYMCEKAYEDSIKSRKIKYITNAQVMEIVGDRKKVTGVRYRDRNSKNESVVETDGVFIYVGLVPQTDFLKSSGVELSDRGYIVTDRKGRTSVAGIYAAGDVVKDTEAQIATAVGDGCRASLAMYGDMVRAGKR; encoded by the coding sequence ATGGAATTCAACCTATCCATGTCCAGCCAGAAAATAGAAAACCGCGACTTTGATGCAGTAATTATAGGGTCAGGTGCAGCCGGGATGTCTGCTGCTGTTTACGCAGCAAGGTCCGGACTGAAGGTTGTAATACTGGACCAGAGTGTGGCGGGTGGTCTGACAGCAGAAGCTCCACTGGTTGAGAATTACCTTGGATTCAAAGCCATTAAAGGAACAGATCTTGCATCAAACTTTGCAAAGCATGCACAGGAATATGCTCAGATAATAGACAGCACTCAGGTTACATCAGTAAAACAGGCAGAAAAAGGCTTCTCGGTGGAAACGTCAAGGGGAGAGTTCACCTGCAGATCAGTAATTGTCGCCACAGGCACATCCCACAAGCATTTAGGCGTACCCGGTGAGAATGAGTACTATTCAAGGGGGCTTTCCTACTGCTCAACATGCGATGGCTACCTGTTCAAAGGCAAGAGGGTGATTGTAATCGGCGGCGGCAATTCCGGTGCCATAGCAGCCATAAGCATGAGTGAGTATACATCTTCCGTGACCGTCCTGGAATACATGGACCATTACATGTGCGAAAAAGCCTATGAGGACAGCATAAAATCAAGGAAAATCAAATACATAACAAATGCCCAGGTAATGGAGATAGTGGGGGACAGGAAGAAAGTCACAGGTGTTCGGTACAGGGACAGGAATTCCAAGAATGAATCAGTGGTGGAAACCGACGGGGTATTCATATACGTCGGCCTGGTACCACAGACAGATTTCCTGAAATCATCCGGAGTGGAGCTTTCCGACCGCGGGTATATCGTTACCGACAGAAAGGGACGGACCAGCGTTGCTGGCATATATGCCGCAGGTGATGTGGTCAAGGATACTGAAGCCCAGATAGCAACTGCCGTCGGAGACGGCTGCCGTGCATCCCTTGCCATGTATGGAGATATGGTAAGGGCAGGAAAGAGGTAA
- the thsB gene encoding thermosome subunit beta, with the protein MLSGQMPILVLKEGTQREQGKNAQKNNIEAAKTIADAIRTTLGPKGMDKMLVDSIGDIIISNDGATILKEMDVDHPTAKMIVEVAKSQDSAVGDGTTSAVILSGELLKQAETLLEQGVHSTVITNGYRLAVNEAKKNMEQVALKATDDATLKKISITALSGKNTSLSSDFLSDLVVKAVNAVAENRDGKIVVDTANIKVDKKNGGGVSDTQFINGLVIDKEKVHSKMPSVVKNAKIALIDSALEIKKTEIEAKVQITDPSKIQDFLNQESDTFKTMVEKIKKSGANVLLCQKGIDDLAQHYLAKEGIYAVRRVKKSDMEKLAKATGAKMVTNLDDLTPDALGKAEKVEEKKISDDRMTFITGCANPKAVSILIRGGTDHVVSEIERSLNDAIRVVAITKEDGMYLPGGGAIEAELAMKIRAFANSVGGREQLAIEAFAKALEIIPRTLAENAGMDPINTLIQLKSEHEKGHFSYGIDIEKNGVGDMNKVGVFDPLRVKKHALESAVEVSTMILRIDDVIASKKSGGGEGGAGGQPGMGGGMGGMGGMGGMPPY; encoded by the coding sequence ATGTTATCAGGACAGATGCCAATACTCGTACTTAAAGAAGGAACGCAAAGAGAACAGGGAAAGAATGCCCAGAAAAACAATATTGAGGCAGCCAAGACCATCGCAGATGCTATCAGGACCACTCTTGGGCCAAAGGGAATGGACAAGATGCTGGTTGATTCCATCGGGGATATAATTATTTCAAACGATGGGGCCACAATTCTGAAGGAAATGGATGTTGACCACCCGACTGCAAAGATGATTGTGGAGGTCGCAAAATCCCAGGACAGCGCAGTTGGAGATGGAACTACATCGGCCGTCATACTGTCAGGCGAGCTTCTCAAGCAGGCAGAGACGCTGCTTGAGCAGGGTGTCCATTCCACGGTCATAACCAACGGTTACCGTCTTGCGGTGAACGAGGCCAAGAAGAACATGGAACAGGTTGCCCTGAAGGCCACGGACGACGCAACTTTGAAGAAAATATCCATCACAGCCCTATCCGGCAAGAACACAAGCCTTTCAAGCGATTTCCTGAGCGATCTTGTTGTAAAGGCCGTGAACGCAGTTGCGGAAAACAGGGATGGAAAGATTGTTGTTGACACAGCCAACATAAAGGTAGACAAGAAGAACGGTGGTGGAGTCAGTGACACCCAGTTCATCAACGGTCTTGTGATCGACAAGGAAAAGGTACATTCAAAGATGCCTTCCGTTGTGAAGAATGCAAAGATTGCCCTCATTGATTCCGCTCTTGAGATCAAGAAGACCGAGATAGAGGCAAAGGTGCAGATAACAGACCCGTCCAAGATACAGGATTTCCTCAACCAGGAATCTGACACATTCAAGACAATGGTTGAGAAGATCAAGAAGAGCGGGGCTAATGTCCTTCTCTGCCAGAAAGGCATTGATGACCTTGCACAGCACTACCTCGCAAAGGAAGGGATATACGCAGTGAGAAGGGTCAAGAAGAGTGACATGGAAAAACTGGCCAAGGCCACCGGTGCAAAAATGGTGACAAACCTTGACGATCTTACACCAGACGCGCTAGGCAAAGCTGAGAAAGTTGAGGAGAAGAAGATCAGCGATGACAGGATGACCTTCATAACCGGTTGCGCAAACCCCAAGGCAGTGAGCATACTCATAAGGGGCGGAACAGACCATGTTGTATCGGAGATCGAGAGATCACTCAATGACGCCATAAGGGTAGTTGCCATCACCAAGGAAGACGGCATGTACCTTCCCGGCGGAGGTGCAATCGAGGCTGAACTGGCCATGAAGATCAGAGCCTTTGCAAATTCAGTGGGAGGAAGGGAACAGCTGGCAATCGAAGCATTCGCAAAGGCCCTTGAGATAATTCCTAGGACACTTGCAGAGAACGCTGGAATGGACCCAATAAACACACTGATACAGCTGAAATCAGAGCACGAGAAAGGACATTTCTCCTATGGCATTGACATTGAAAAGAACGGCGTAGGCGACATGAACAAGGTCGGTGTCTTTGACCCACTCAGGGTAAAAAAGCACGCACTGGAGAGCGCTGTGGAAGTATCAACAATGATACTGAGAATAGATGATGTCATAGCCAGCAAGAAGTCCGGCGGCGGAGAAGGCGGTGCTGGCGGTCAGCCCGGAATGGGTGGCGGCATGGGTGGAATGGGCGGTATGGGCGGAATGCCACCATATTGA
- a CDS encoding FAD-dependent thymidylate synthase, which translates to MTDFSNYDRNVFLVKLDRMIDRGALLSRYSRASELDIRDVYRKEFSGNEKKGEDFYRRVFVEYGDESIAELVTAQVAVQNVSNIASKIMEELRVGLSFLEKSSRYVRYDRKSSGRYPFMEAETVGITGQNAADYEQYCNDLFDFYSRNYEVAQNFFKRKYPLDSILFSDGHSAMKISDAGEMERKTMEKSYNSAVRARALDDLRFLLPGSTLTNIGISGNGRSFIHLIQKLQSTGLPEAVKLASELYFELSTELPELLKSAVSDHGKELTRYMSGLANFTANPDLEAPAQPKTVTLLESDDRRKALIRAVSIYEFSCGYGDLQTLMLSNGEMQDHMLGEKIRRLADMRENRRHKLHRAFETVWYLFQINTNYGAFRDLQRHRFISIVRKPLTALYGYDTPDLFQDSAEFHELMQKGKELWKAIVKKDGPMVAQYSVPYAYRYPVSAYLNLKELAFFCELRSTPQAHYDLRRIASDMYDAVKAVHPELSSMLKFVDTSDYALGRLKSEHMKERKLRDIKENVE; encoded by the coding sequence GTGACTGATTTTTCCAACTACGACAGAAACGTTTTCCTGGTTAAGCTCGACCGGATGATAGACAGGGGCGCACTTCTTTCCCGGTACAGCCGGGCATCCGAACTGGACATCAGGGATGTTTACCGGAAGGAATTTTCCGGAAATGAGAAAAAAGGAGAAGATTTCTACAGGCGAGTTTTTGTTGAATACGGGGACGAATCCATCGCTGAACTGGTGACCGCACAGGTTGCAGTCCAGAACGTGAGCAATATAGCAAGCAAGATTATGGAGGAACTGCGGGTTGGGCTGTCTTTCCTTGAGAAATCATCCCGGTATGTCAGATATGACAGGAAATCATCGGGCAGATACCCGTTCATGGAAGCTGAAACCGTGGGAATAACCGGACAGAATGCGGCAGATTATGAGCAGTACTGCAACGATCTTTTCGATTTCTATTCACGGAATTATGAGGTGGCACAGAATTTTTTCAAGAGGAAATACCCGCTGGATAGCATACTATTTTCAGATGGGCATTCTGCAATGAAGATCTCAGATGCCGGTGAGATGGAGAGGAAAACCATGGAAAAATCCTACAATTCGGCAGTCAGAGCCAGGGCCCTTGACGACCTCAGGTTTCTCCTTCCAGGCTCCACACTGACAAACATAGGCATTTCAGGCAATGGTCGATCTTTCATACACCTGATCCAGAAGCTTCAGAGCACAGGACTTCCGGAAGCGGTAAAACTTGCCTCTGAGCTATATTTCGAACTCAGCACAGAACTACCGGAACTGCTCAAATCTGCAGTCTCAGATCATGGGAAGGAGCTCACGCGTTACATGTCAGGGTTGGCCAATTTCACTGCTAATCCGGATCTTGAAGCCCCAGCGCAGCCAAAAACTGTAACTCTCCTGGAATCTGATGATCGGAGAAAGGCACTGATCCGGGCCGTCTCCATTTATGAATTCTCGTGCGGATACGGCGATCTTCAGACCCTGATGCTTTCCAATGGAGAAATGCAGGACCATATGCTGGGTGAAAAAATAAGGCGCCTTGCCGATATGAGGGAAAACCGGAGGCATAAGCTGCACAGGGCCTTTGAGACCGTATGGTATCTCTTCCAGATCAATACAAACTATGGTGCATTCAGGGACCTTCAGAGGCACAGGTTCATCAGCATTGTAAGAAAACCTCTCACCGCGCTATATGGTTATGACACCCCCGATCTGTTCCAGGATTCAGCAGAATTCCATGAGCTGATGCAGAAAGGCAAGGAACTGTGGAAAGCAATCGTGAAGAAGGATGGGCCCATGGTTGCCCAGTACTCGGTTCCATACGCCTACAGGTATCCGGTCTCGGCTTACCTGAACCTGAAGGAACTGGCATTTTTCTGTGAGCTCAGGTCCACTCCCCAGGCTCACTATGATCTGAGACGAATAGCATCTGACATGTATGATGCCGTGAAGGCAGTCCATCCTGAGCTATCTTCCATGCTCAAATTTGTGGACACATCTGATTATGCACTTGGACGGCTGAAGTCGGAGCATATGAAGGAGCGTAAATTGAGAGATATTAAGGAAAATGTTGAATAG
- a CDS encoding Zn-ribbon domain-containing OB-fold protein, with amino-acid sequence MTIDYDAKMPETQEGTEVYNVDPLIVKSHYDIDYIHSYAQDSEFFRALGKKKLMGSKCRKCGYTYATPRGHCMMCGSETDWYELPNEGRVHTYTTCYFGSEKFLPETPFNLIMVEFEGVDSLFMARLIGADQEDIKIGMKVKARFRRNLQISPTDVYFVPAKE; translated from the coding sequence ATGACAATAGATTATGACGCAAAGATGCCGGAGACCCAGGAAGGAACAGAAGTATACAACGTGGATCCGCTCATAGTGAAGTCGCACTATGACATAGACTACATCCACAGTTATGCACAGGATTCGGAATTTTTCAGGGCACTTGGGAAGAAGAAGCTGATGGGAAGCAAATGCCGTAAGTGCGGATACACATATGCCACTCCCAGAGGACACTGCATGATGTGCGGCTCCGAAACAGACTGGTATGAGCTTCCAAATGAGGGCAGGGTGCACACTTACACCACCTGCTATTTCGGGAGTGAGAAATTCCTGCCAGAAACTCCCTTCAACCTCATAATGGTTGAATTTGAGGGAGTGGATTCACTCTTCATGGCAAGACTCATTGGTGCAGACCAGGAGGATATCAAGATAGGCATGAAGGTGAAGGCAAGGTTCCGGAGGAATCTGCAGATAAGCCCCACAGATGTATATTTTGTTCCTGCCAAGGAATAA